The Candidatus Woesearchaeota archaeon genome contains a region encoding:
- the pyrF gene encoding orotidine-5'-phosphate decarboxylase, whose translation MDPKNRIILALDVDSVEKAEALVSELKDHVGVYKVGKELFTSTGPEIVKKINKIGGKVFLDLKYHDIPNTVAKAAEAAAKLGVYMINVHASGGYKMMYDAAEAVKRKSAELGIKKPFILGVTVLTSIDQTALNNELRINGTVEEQVVHLAKLAQKAGLDGVIASPQEIKAIRAACGSDFLVVTPGVRPLWAASQDQKRVTTPKEAIEQGADYIVIGRPITGAENKVEAAEKILEEIKGD comes from the coding sequence ATGGATCCAAAAAACAGAATAATCCTTGCTTTAGATGTCGACAGCGTTGAAAAAGCAGAAGCATTGGTTTCAGAGCTGAAAGATCATGTCGGAGTTTACAAAGTCGGCAAAGAGCTTTTTACATCAACAGGCCCGGAAATTGTAAAAAAAATAAATAAAATTGGCGGCAAAGTATTCCTTGATCTGAAATATCACGATATTCCAAATACTGTTGCAAAAGCAGCAGAAGCAGCCGCAAAGCTGGGAGTTTATATGATCAATGTCCATGCTTCAGGCGGGTATAAGATGATGTATGATGCAGCAGAAGCAGTAAAGAGAAAATCAGCAGAGCTTGGGATTAAAAAACCATTTATCTTAGGCGTAACTGTATTGACTAGCATTGATCAAACTGCATTAAACAACGAGTTAAGAATCAATGGCACAGTCGAAGAGCAGGTTGTTCATCTGGCAAAATTAGCTCAGAAAGCAGGATTAGATGGCGTAATAGCTTCTCCGCAGGAGATCAAGGCAATAAGAGCAGCATGCGGCAGTGATTTCTTGGTTGTAACTCCCGGGGTAAGGCCTTTATGGGCAGCCAGCCAGGATCAGAAAAGAGTCACAACACCTAAAGAAGCGATTGAGCAAGGCGCAGATTATATTGTGATCGGGAGGCCAATAACTGGTGCTGAGAACAAAGTTGAGGCTGCAGAGAAGATATTGGAGGAGATTAAAGGTGATTGA